The Hippoglossus stenolepis isolate QCI-W04-F060 chromosome 11, HSTE1.2, whole genome shotgun sequence genome includes a window with the following:
- the LOC118117355 gene encoding myomegalin isoform X8: MLDLKMKETCRICGRELCGNQRRWIFHPTPKLNLQVLLSHALGQELTRDGRGEFACSKCIFMLDRMYRFDTVIARVEALSIERLQRLLQEKHRLRQCIGGLYRKTNSEEGAVTVAGGNEVPGDGMVDISGLTHAKYCALLQDDLVYSLYESWADDNPDGQHHHHPQCPAGPGSEITVAGSQRCLPSTPRRCRGCSHWRVADSDYEAVCKVPRKLARSISCGPSTRYSASFIGVGGGGEKDLESVDDSEEHPSSLTLVPGSQDPSRTSDSDRTLAGRISSSPSVASLETAEEYLQPGAIIDGPLRSPKDPIDDQLFDSLSEEHMGAPHGQVSPGASLSPALCFLQSCTIYRPVRSSKGSKLPVLLRKSSSNGGMRLGFPDSVLGMSYGTPDRESYILTPTPELETPLIRLNQNFNLTDMEDILEDLYKEYPRPPPHQILVEEQQSQLNQYECAAGQCVNELQKAQLHVQSLQAKIHQSEANNMRLQENLKEMEFELRSLRQAAQSQERTIQDLSESMSTKDIEAQELYQMIEGQNATLCKLQEIVHRNQLTQRKVQEGASESLTLAHLQSDLVGVQSSLFSLGLELEASQRSLRQSQRQGDDLVSFKDRLNSDLQEALQHREVTEKHNQDLRCALQKTRCELQAKEAALKASEAERLTVVLEKERGLEQLKHCLKDKEQQLEDYSDMLDSTASSKSRDALLEKLKERIKDRDRALERSIDDKFRSVEEREAQVRGLQLALREKERDLERLSCILSNNEETITSLDGLVRGKELELEQAAEAYRNLQWLKQQSEEKERNTLREKETIINQLQAALQSRSQETQDLTAALVARVQAGPTEVVEELKARLALKEKLFQELLSDRSRQSNEHQARVQDLFNTLSSKDQYLQDYSYRMSLVINERSGQLQELRRQMLLREQELHELRRDKEREMGGEKEHLQSLLKEKEAFIKELMQGQEEAMQLSSKESEAEMKTLQEELQLVLRKEREAQEELSALSLSLAQQQVEGVATKDGSDPQCVLEQLVSEYNKLNDALRAEKRLYQNLMHMHTKSDSSSEARQALHTELDSVQALRGQLEEVLARTRNMALVLERAAKRQPDFGELSTEEEEEGDDEDGSSDEFSDSIEEDEDKVTAKSLSFIQASVTSHEAEAVTAGLVRASLSQRANLKQLEEEKKSLEVQLEEIKSQLERDGYTSVAQMRSAVQKLQEENQALKEGQAGALGLRTNTEESHRSQNWEEEEEEDEEEDIEEDIEEEEEEEEDEEKGTSSVLVGKRGPPCVNVSEEQGKRRCTRPCSLDLGTLTSHHYTHQEVEPDGDRSEVGALWQDIDEGPGEQTARLRSDLALSHHENRELQERLMVSEATVHAQAEQLKDYRDLLTETSVQQANKQVQVDLQDLGYETCGRSENEAEREDTSSPEFDDLEMCTSLSHPQDYDGAGSSWLSGNCSSNRGTYEMGDEASVQHLVLDLRSQLTRCHKVIRGLQLRVRSLSATSDYASSLERTPRKVNWAFEKSPAPSGAEEDEGWMSDPQGIRSGPKPSRELQELMERVTSLEAQLKSSRLEGKGQAEEKCATWPGKYNSLIQAQARELSHLRQRTREGQGVCHILTQHLGDTTKAFEELLRANDIDYYMGQSFREQLAQSSALAQRVVTKISGRDRADSHDDKAGHELLALRLSKELQQKDKIIESLHTKLQERPETPSSCHALSETTDQSDRTSLASDECRTNEDLELCSDLDSREYQVEHRLQQPAHGSEPDVRPSFPPPHGLLKSSSSCPNMHCYAPLSLTRQTSRALFSEPVSPFFPVPPGPDIWGKEITSDPWPRALSVIAVRPELDKLYKRMNEQNRGFALPHDKTLFPPFNNHNQHDLSSYSLLSHHAFQQHQLGGIPEGHPLKSDSGPVSGGTLWDMENMAQQVGSFPGSSGHQPGSSHTGVTLIEEHLREVRCLRQRLEESIRTNERLRQQLEERLASSGRDGGAPTNIYIQGLDTVAQLSNEIRVLKQENLGLQSRLQASTDTCEEVVQLREAVFTARARLKQAELEAEQWKEELRRLQTHSQEQGQQIHTLRQERQDSQERTNRLQHEVCLLQQQLCESRELIHSLQSELQVYDRVCSTTKASKGYLCELQGLPVELGELLGEVRSLRAQLQTSVQENSALKQLELHKQLEQKLGAGSPRIPSLSALTASPQRENFYRRQLLHDPAPSPPVRDIGLFNCGSPGPPYSDLDDSHSTANADTLDPHSELEGEAPDGSFANRNGRHAIGHVDDFSALQQQVLEGRSLVQRMETTLQACLGPPLLESNEKQSGDLVLDYGYVKSLLSNTRTLRQILEESLSLLKMFWRAALPSTDSSVQNLKKEQCMHEEILSLRLRMSEQEEVLKGTVQRLRSTSRTKENMEHFIVNQLSRTRDVLKKARTNLELRTQEVLPEYGVLIAVS; the protein is encoded by the exons ATGCTCGATCTCAAGATGAAGGAGACGTGTCGCATTTGTGGCCGGGAGCTCTGCGGCAACCAGAGGCGATGGATCTTCCACCCCACCCCCAAGCTCAACCTCCAGGTGCTGCTGTCCCATGCCCTGGGGCAAGAGCTGACCCGGGACGGCAGAGGGGAGTTTGCCTGTTCTAAGTGCATCTTCATGCTGGACCGCATGTACCGCTTTGATACGGTCATCGCCCGTGTGGAGGCCCTGTCCATCGAAAGGTTGCAGCGgctcctgcaggagaaacaccGGCTGAGGCAGTGCATCGGTGGACTGTACCGGAAAACTAACTCAGAAGAGGGAGCAGTTACAGTTGCTGGAGGTAATGAAGTGCCAGGTGATGGCATGGTGGACATTTCGGGTCTCACTCATGCAAAGTACTGTGCCCTGCTCCAGGACGACCTGGTCTACTCTTTGTACGAGTCCTGGGCTGACGACAACCCAGACGGTCAACATCACCACCACCCACAGTGTCCTGCAGGACCAGGGTCAGAGATTACAGTTGCAGGCTCACAGCGCTGTTTGCCCAGCACTCCCAGGAGGTGTCGAGGATGTTCCCACTGGCGGGTGGCAGACTCTGACTATGAAGCCGTTTGTAAGGTGCCCAGGAAGTTGGCAAGGAGCATTTCATGTGGGCCATCAACCAGATATTCAGCCAGTTTTATCGGAGtaggaggtggtggagaaaaAGACCTAGAAAGTGTTGACGATTCAGAAGAACAcccttcctctctcactctggtCCCCGGTTCTCAGGACCCCTCGAGGACATCAGACAGTGATCGAACCCTGGCCGGACGTATCAGCTCCAGCCCCTCTGTAGCATCTTTGGAGACGGCTGAGGAATACCTGCAGCCTGGGGCCATAATAGATGGTCCTCTGAGGTCCCCCAAGGACCCCATAGATGACCAGTTATTTGACTCCCTCTCTGAGGAGCACATGGGAGCCCCACATGGTCAAGTCTCACCCGGGGCCAGCCTCTCTCCGGCCCTCTGTTTTCTGCAGAGCTGTACCATCTACCGGCCAGTCCGGAGCTCTAAGGGAAGCAAGCTGCCAGTGCTCCTCCGGAAGAGCTCCAGTAATGGAGGCATGAGGCTGGGATTCCCTGATTCTGTCCTCGGAATGTCGTATGGAACTCCAGACAGAGAAAGTTACATCCTGACGCCAACACCTGAGCTGGAGACCCCTCTGATCAGACTGAATCAGAACTTCAACCTGACTGACATGGAGGATATATTAGAAGATCTGTACAAAGAGTATCCTCGCCCACCTCCACACCAG ATTCTTGTTGAGGAGCAGCAAAGCCAGCTGAACCAGTATGAGTGTGCGGCCGGTCAGTGTGTCAACGAGCTGCAGAAGGCCCAGCTCCACGTTCAGTCTCTGCAGGCCAAGATCCACCAGAGCGAGGCCAACAATATG aggctgcaggagaatcTGAAAGAGATGGAGTTTGAGCTGCGTTCCCTTCGCCAGGCGGCTCAGAGTCAAGAAAGAACCATCCAGGACCTCTCTGAGTCAATGAGCACAAAAGAcattgag GCTCAGGAGCTGTATCAGATGATTGAAGGGCAGAACGCCACCCTGTGCAAGCTGCAAGAAATAGTCCACCGCAACCAGCTCACTCAACGCAAG GTTCAGGAGGGGGCCAGCGAGTCCTTGACCCTCGCCCATCTGCAGAGTGACCTGGTGGGGGTGCAGAGCTCCCTGTTCTCCCTCGGTCTGGAACTGGAGGCCAGCCAGAGGAGTCTGAGACAGAGCCAACGGCAAGGAGACGACTTAGTGAGTTTCAAGGACAGACTAAACTCTGATCTGCAGGAGGCGCTGCAGCACCGGGAGGTCACCGAAAAACACAAccag GACCTGCGCTGTGCCCTCCAGAAAACTCGCTGTGAGCTTCAGGCTAAAGAAGCAGCTCTGAAGGCGAGCGAAGCAGAGAGACTCACTGTGGtgctggaaaaagaaagaggccTCGAACAGCTCAAACACTGCCTGAAGGACAAGGAGCAACAGTTggag gACTACTCAGACATGTTGGATTCAACGGCAAGCTCCAAATCAAGAGATGCTCTGCTGGAGAAACTAAAAGAGCGTattaaagacagagacagagctctggag CGCTCCATTGATGACAAGTTCCGCAGTGTGGAGGAGCGCGAGGCCCAGGTGAGGGGGCTGCAGCTGGCTCTCAGGGAGAAGGAGCGAGACTTGGAGAGACTGAGCTGCATCCTGTCCAACAACGAAGAGACCATCACG AGTCTGGACGGTTTGGTGCGAGGCaaagagctggagctggagcaggcgGCCGAGGCCTACAGGAACCTCCAGTGGCTGAagcagcagagtgaggagaaggagagaaacactCTGAGAGAAAAGGAGACCATCATCAACCAGCTGCAGGCGGCCCTGCAGAGCCGCAGCCAGGAGactcag gATCTGACAGCCGCCCTCGTTGCCCGAGTGCAGGCCGGTCCCACTGAGGttgtggaggagctgaaggctCGGCTGGCGCTCAAAGAGAAACTGTTCcaggagctgctgtcagaccGCAGCCGCCAGTCGAATGAACACCAAGCACGGGTCCAGGATCTGTTCAACACGCTGAGCTCCAAAGACCAGTATCTGCAG gATTACTCCTACAGAATGTCCTTAGTGATTAATGAGCGGAGCGGCCAGCTGCAGGAGCTACGCAGACAGATGTTGCTACGAGAGCAGGAGCTGCACGAGCTGAGGCGGGAcaaggagagggagatgggaggagagaaggagcacCTGCAGAGTCTGCTCAAAGAGAAGGAAGCCTTTATCAAG GAGCTGATGCAGGGTCAGGAAGAGGCAATGCAGCTGTCTTCTAAAGAGAGTGAGGCAGAGATGAAGACCctccaggaggagctgcagctggtcctgaggaaggagagagaggctcaG GAGGAGCTCTCTGCTCTGAGTTTGTCTTTAGCTCAGCAGCAAGTCGAAGGAGTGGCCACAAAAGACGGCTCTGATCCCCAA TGTGTGCTGGAGCAGCTTGTGTCAGAGTACAACAAGCTGAATGATGCCCTGAGGGCAGAGAAGAGATTATACCAAAAtctcatgcacatgcacaccaAGAGTGACAG CAGCTCAGAGGCGAGGCAGGCCCTCCACACTGAGCTCGACTCGGTTCAGGCGCTGCGTGGACAGCTGGAGGAAGTGCTGGCCAGGACCCGGAACATGGCGTTGGTGCTGGAAAGGGCGGCCAAGCGGCAGCCCGACTTTGGAG AGctcagcacagaggaggaggaggaaggagacgaTGAAGATGGCAGCAGTGACGAGTTCTCGGACAGCatagaggaggatgaggataaAGTGACGGCGAAAAGTTTGTCCTTCATTCAGGCTTCTGTGACGTCTCATGAAGCCGAGGCTGTGACTGCAGGGCTGGTGAGGGCTTCACTGTCCCAGAGAGCTAATCTAAAGCAGCTCGAGGAGGAAAAGAAGTCACTTGAAGTCCAGCTCGAGGAAATAAAGTCACAGCTGGAGAGGGATGGATACACATCTGTGGCCCAGATGAG GAGTGCAGTGCAGAAACTGCAGGAGGAGAACCAGGCTTTGAAAGAAGGACAAGCTGGAGCCCTGGGactgaggacaaacacagaggagagtcACAGGAGCCAGAActgggaagaagaggaagaggaggacgaagaggaggacaTTGAGGAGGAcattgaggaggaggaggaggaggaggaagatgaagagaaggGAACATCTTCGGTGCTGGTTGGGAAGCGAGGTCCTCCGTGTGTTAATGTGAGTGAGGAGCAGGGGAAGAGGCGCTGCACCAGGCCATGCTCCCTGGACCTCGGCACGCTGACGTCCCATCATTACACACACCAG GAGGTGGAGCCTGATGGCGACAGGAGCGAGGTGGGAGCGCTCTGGCAGGATATAGACGAGGGTCCCGGCGAGCAGACGGCCCGCCTGCGCTCGGACCTGGCTCTGAGCCACCACGAgaacagagagctgcaggagagactGATGGTGTCTGAGGCCACGGTCCACGCTCAGGCGGAGCAGCTGAAGGACTACAGAGATCTGCTCA ccgaGACGTCGGTGCAGCAAGCCAATAAACAGGTGCAGGTGGATCTTCAGGATCTGGGTTATGAGACGTGTGGCCGCAGTGAGAACGAAGCTGAAAGAGAAGACACCAGCAGCCCTG AGTTTGACGATCTGGAGATGTGCACGTCACTGTCCCATCCTCAGGACTATGATGGTGCAGGCAGCAGCTGGTTAAGTGGTaactgcagcagtaacagaGGAACTTATGAAATGGGGGATGAGGCCTCTGTCCAACATCTGGTCCTGGATCTGCGCTCACAGCTGACCCGCTGCCATAAAGTGATCCGTGGGCTGCAGCTGCGTGTCCGCTCCCTGTCTGCCACCAGCGACTACGCTTCCAGTCTGGAACGTACCCCACGAAAG GTAAACTGGGCCTTTGAGAAGTCACCAGCCCCCAGCGGTGCGGAGGAGGATGAGGGCTGGATGTCTGACCCCCAAGGGATCCGCTCAGGGCCCAAACCCAGCAGGGAGCTACAGGAGCTGATGGAACGAGTCACGTCACTGGAGGCACAACTGAAGAGCTCCAGACTGGAGGGGAAAGGCCAAGCAGAAGAGAAATGTGCCACCTGGCCTGG GAAGTACAACTCTCTGATCCAGGCTCAAGCTCGTGAGCTGTCCCACCTGAGGCAGAGGACGAGAGAGGGGCAGGGGGTCTGCCATATCCTCACCCAGCACCTGGGTGACACCACTAAG GCCTTCGAGGAGCTGCTGCGAGCGAACGATATTGATTACTACATGGGTCAGAGCTTCAGAGAGCAGCTGGCACAGAGCTCTGCCCTGGCACAAAGAGTGGTCACCAAGATCAGCGGAC GCGACCGAGCAGACAGCCATGATGACAAAGCGGGCCATGAGCTGCTCGCCCTGAG GCTGAgtaaagagctgcagcagaaagataAAATCATTGAGTCGCTTCACACCAAGCTGCAGGAGCGTCCGGAGACCCCGTCCAGCTGCCACGCCCTCTCCGAGACCACCGACCAATCAGACAGGACCTCCTTGGCGTCCGACGAGTGCAGGACCAATGAGGACTTGGAGCTGTGCTCGGATTTAGACAGCAGAGAGTATCAGGTGGAGCACCGGCTGCAGCAGCCAGCACACGGATCCGAACCAGATG TCCGTCcatctttccctcctcctcatgGCCTTCTCAAGTCCTCCAGCAGCTGTCCCAACATGCATTGCTATGCCCCTCTGTCTTTGACCAGGCAGACCTCCAGAG CTCTTTTCAGTGAACCTGTTTCCCCCTTCTTCCCTGTCCCCCCTGGCCCTGACATCTGGGGTAAGGAAATCACTTCTGACCCCTGGCCAAGGGCCCTGTCTGTGATCGCTGTTCGCCCAGAGCTGGACAAGCTTTACAAACGGATGAATGAGCAGAACAGGG GCTTTGCACTTCCCCATGACAAGACCCTGTTCCCCCCCttcaacaaccacaaccagcaCGACCTCTCCAGCTACAGCCTGCTTTCCCATCATGCCTTTCAACAGCACCAGCTGGGTGGCATCCCTGAAGGCCACCCTCTTAAATCTGACTCAGGTCCAGTGTCCGGCGGGACTTTGTGGGACATGGAGAACATGGCTCAGCAAGTTGGAAGCTTCCCTGGATCATCTGGGCACCAGCCAGGCAGCAGCCACACAG GGGTGACTTTGATAGAGGAGCACCTGCGGGAGGTGAGGTGTCTCCGCCAGCGTCTGGAAGAGTCCATCAGGACAAACGAGAGGCTGCGCCAGCAGCTGGAAGAGAGACTGGCCAGCAGCGGGCGAGATGGAG GGGCACCAACAAACATCTACATTCAGGGACTGGATACAGTCGCTCAACTGTCCAACGAGATCAGAGTCCTGAAGCAAGAAAACCTGGGTCTCCAGTCACGCCTGCAGGCCAGCACAG ACACGTGTGAGGAGGTTGTGCAGTTGCGGGAGGCCGTGTTTACCGCACGGGCCCGTCTGAAGCAGGCGGAGCTGGAGGCCGAGCAGTGGAAGGAGGAGCTGAGACGCCTTCAGACTCACAGTCAGGAGCAGGGacagcagatacacacactgaggcaggaGCGACAGGACAGTCAGGAGAGAACCAACAG GCTCCAGCATGAGGTttgtctcctgcagcagcagctatgTGAGAGCAGGGAGCTCATCCACTCACTGCAGAGTGAACTGCAAGTTTACGATCGAGTGTGTTCCACCACAAAGGCCAGCAAAG GCTACCTGTGTGAGCTCCAAGGTCTGCCAGTGGAGCTGGGGGAGCTGCTGGGGGAGGTGAGGAGTCTGCGGGCCCAGCTGCAAACCAGCGTCCAGGAGAACAGCGCCCTCAAACAACTAGAGCTCCACaagcagctggagcagaagcTGGGTGCCGGCTCCCCTCGgatcccctccctctctgccctcaCTGCCAGCCCTCAGAGAGAAAACTTCTACAGACGTCAGCTGCTGCACG ACCCAGCTCCATCTCCACCAGTCAGGGACATTGGTCTGTTTAACTGTGGATCGCCCGGTCCTCCCTACTCAGACCTGGACGACAGCCATAGCACTGCTAATG CAGATACTCTGGACCCTCACTCTGAGCTCGAGGGGGAGGCCCCCGACGGATCATTTGCCAACCGAAACGGCCGCCACGCCATCGGTCATGTGGATGACTtcagtgctctgcagcagcaagtCCTCGAGGGTCGGAGCCTCGTCCAGCGCATGGAGACGACCCTGCAGGCCTGCCTGGGCCCGCCGCTGCTGGAGAGCAACGAGAAACAGAGCGGTGATCTG GTTCTGGACTATGGATATGTGAAGAGTCTGCTGTCCAACACCAGGACGCTGAGGCAGATCCTGGAGGAGTCGTTGTCTCTGCTGAAGATGTTCTGGAGAGCGGCTCTGCCCAGCACTGATTCCTCCGTCCAAAACCTCAAGAAG gagcaGTGTATGCACGAAGAGATCTTGTCCTTGAGACTGCGGATgtcggagcaggaggaggttcTAAAGGGGACGGTTCAGAGACTGAGGAGCACCAGCCGCACCAAGGAAAACATGGAGCACTTCATAGTAAATCAGT TGTCGAGGACTCGAGATGTGCTGAAGAAAGCAAGGACAAATTTAGAG CTGAGGACCCAGGAGGTGCTGCCAGAGTATGGCGTGCTGATCGCGGTTTCCTGA